In Flavobacterium hankyongi, the genomic window TGATTTTCAGTAAAAATTATTAAAATAGTTTCTAAAAGCCGCTGTGTTTATTAAACATGGCGGTTTTTTTATGTGCTCTTTTCAAATTCTGATTAACTTTGCAATTCAAATTTCACCAATGATTTTAACTGATACACATACACATTTATACTCATCTCAATTTGCTGATGATCGTAACGAAATGATTCAAAATGCAATTGATAAAGGAGTAACTCGTTTTTTTATTCCAGCAATTGACTCTTCTTATGCAGAGCGAATGTTTGATTTAGAAGAGCAATATCCTGATAATGTTTTTTTAATGATGGGTTTGCATCCTTGTTATGTGAAAGAGAATTATGAGGAAGAGCTTCTATTTGTAGAGCATCAATTTTCAAAAAGAAAGTTTTTTGCGGTAGGTGAAATAGGAATAGATTTGTATTGGGACAAAACAACACTTGAAATACAAAAGATTGCATTTCAAAGACAAATTCAATTAGCTAAGAAGTATAAGTTGCCAATTAATATTCATTGCCGAGATGCTTTTGACGAAATTTTTGAAGTGTTAGAGATGGAAAAGTCTGATGATTTGTTTGGGATTTTTCATTGTTTTTCAGGGGATTTAGAACAAGCGAAAAAAGCTATTTCTTATGGAATGAAACTGGGAATAGGAGGGGTTGTTACTTTTAAAAATGGTAAAATAGATCAGTTCATTAATCAAATTGATTTAAAGCATATTGTTCTTGAGACGGATGCGCCTTATTTAGCACCAGCTCCACATAGAGGAAAGCGAAATGAAAGCAGATATGTAACTCTAGTTGCACAAAAACTATCCGAACTTTATGGTCTTCCTGTAGAAGAAATCGCAAGGATTACTACACAAAACTCAAAAGAAGTGTTTGGAATATAAGGTTTTCATAACCTAAATTTCAAAAAAAAATTGTTCATTTGTAAGTATAAAACCACCAAAATGCAAAAATTCGATGCCATTCGACCTTATTATGATGCCGAAGTAAATCAGGCTTTGCAAAATGCCGTTAATCATCCTATTATGAAAGCGATGATGAATTTTACTTTTCCAGATGTTGAAGAAGAAGTATGGCAAAATCAATTAAGAAAAACACATTCCATAAGAGATTTTCAATGTAACTTTATTTATGAAGCAATTCAAAAAGTTTTACAAAAAAGCTCTGATGGATTGAGTACTTCTGGTTTTGAAAAATTAGAGC contains:
- a CDS encoding TatD family hydrolase, whose product is MILTDTHTHLYSSQFADDRNEMIQNAIDKGVTRFFIPAIDSSYAERMFDLEEQYPDNVFLMMGLHPCYVKENYEEELLFVEHQFSKRKFFAVGEIGIDLYWDKTTLEIQKIAFQRQIQLAKKYKLPINIHCRDAFDEIFEVLEMEKSDDLFGIFHCFSGDLEQAKKAISYGMKLGIGGVVTFKNGKIDQFINQIDLKHIVLETDAPYLAPAPHRGKRNESRYVTLVAQKLSELYGLPVEEIARITTQNSKEVFGI